A portion of the Desulfobacterales bacterium genome contains these proteins:
- a CDS encoding response regulator, giving the protein MNNPSLLIVDDEEDFVSTMMKRLRRRSVPCQAAHNGSAAIDSVRKGNFDAVLLDMGLPDMDGNSVLREIKRIKPEIRVLILTGQASVVTGEKGLAEGAAEYLLKPVEFENLLAKLLAGNEEQARGSPEPS; this is encoded by the coding sequence ATGAATAACCCATCTCTTTTGATAGTCGACGATGAAGAAGATTTCGTCTCCACCATGATGAAAAGACTCAGGAGACGGAGTGTGCCCTGTCAAGCGGCCCACAACGGAAGTGCGGCCATCGATTCAGTACGGAAGGGTAACTTCGATGCGGTGTTGCTCGATATGGGTTTGCCCGACATGGACGGCAACTCGGTGTTGCGTGAAATAAAAAGAATCAAGCCGGAGATCCGGGTACTGATCCTCACCGGACAGGCCTCGGTTGTCACCGGAGAGAAAGGTTTGGCGGAAGGGGCCGCCGAATATCTTCTTAAACCGGTAGAGTTCGAAAACCTTCTCGCAAAACTGCTTGCCGGCAATGAAGAACAGGCACGTGGATCCCCAGAACCGTCTTGA
- a CDS encoding response regulator, whose translation MSDIKLLLVDDEEDFVRTLAERLELRDLASNTALDGQQAISVVDGCEPDVMILDLKMPGIDGMEVLRRVRSKYPKIQVIIQTGHGNDLDESEARRLGVFDYLKKPVDIELLVDRIRAAAQAKKKIGSMSAAAFAEAGEHDTARELMKK comes from the coding sequence AGATTTCGTCAGAACCCTGGCCGAAAGACTCGAACTGCGCGATCTGGCAAGCAATACCGCTCTTGACGGCCAACAGGCCATTTCCGTTGTCGACGGTTGTGAGCCGGATGTCATGATTCTTGACCTGAAAATGCCCGGAATAGACGGCATGGAAGTGCTCCGGCGGGTGCGAAGCAAGTACCCGAAAATTCAGGTCATCATTCAGACCGGTCACGGCAACGATCTTGACGAATCCGAAGCGCGCCGGCTGGGCGTCTTTGATTATCTGAAAAAACCGGTTGACATCGAGTTGCTGGTCGATCGCATCCGCGCCGCGGCTCAGGCCAAAAAAAAGATCGGGAGCATGTCGGCGGCGGCCTTTGCCGAAGCGGGCGAGCATGACACGGCCAGGGAGCTGATGAAAAAATGA
- a CDS encoding sulfite exporter TauE/SafE family protein has translation MNFFRELGHFMMMGARAHAKWEIETSQRIMGDRRRLAILGLLLIPIIIGGVAFAGEIAGALPDILGGHKAYSPAFFTNSIFFASIGVGLGAGLITGCIGAGGGFIIAPALMSAGVKGIMAVGTDLFHIFAKAIMGSVLHRKLGNISVSLAGTFLIGSIGGATAGGYLNRALYEKNPVLSDAFITTIYVIMLGFLGTYALLDFLKARKPAKATFSPETKQATSKKGEEEMTGFSQKLQGMNIPPMLHFDQGVVPGGRKISAIFLVISGAIVGLAAAIMGVGGGFLTFPIFVYGLGVSSATTVGTDIFQIIFTAGYAGLGQYAIYGFIFYTLAIGMLLGSLVGIQIGSLVTKVVSGTTIRGFYAMAVLAGFINRVFALPGKLAKMEVISMSDSTAKILEQIGIYLFFAVIAIFAVWVIGTFLKNIKTLKGEEVHA, from the coding sequence ATGAACTTTTTCAGAGAACTGGGCCATTTCATGATGATGGGCGCCCGCGCCCACGCGAAATGGGAAATCGAAACATCACAACGGATCATGGGGGACCGCAGAAGGCTGGCCATTCTCGGCCTGCTGCTCATTCCAATCATCATCGGCGGCGTAGCCTTCGCCGGAGAAATTGCCGGAGCGCTGCCGGATATTCTGGGCGGCCATAAAGCATACAGTCCGGCATTTTTCACGAATTCAATCTTTTTTGCTTCTATCGGGGTCGGCTTGGGGGCCGGCCTGATTACCGGCTGCATCGGCGCCGGCGGCGGCTTTATCATCGCCCCGGCCCTGATGAGCGCGGGGGTCAAGGGTATTATGGCGGTCGGCACCGACCTTTTTCATATCTTCGCCAAGGCGATCATGGGCAGCGTCCTGCACCGGAAACTGGGCAATATTTCCGTCTCTCTCGCCGGGACCTTTCTGATCGGTTCCATCGGCGGCGCCACGGCAGGCGGGTATCTCAACCGGGCATTGTATGAAAAGAACCCGGTCTTGAGCGATGCCTTCATCACGACAATCTATGTCATCATGCTGGGCTTTCTCGGCACCTACGCCCTGCTTGATTTTCTGAAAGCCAGAAAACCCGCCAAGGCCACCTTCTCGCCGGAAACCAAGCAGGCCACGTCCAAGAAAGGCGAAGAGGAGATGACCGGCTTTTCCCAGAAACTGCAGGGCATGAATATTCCGCCCATGCTCCATTTCGACCAGGGCGTGGTGCCCGGCGGCCGTAAGATATCCGCCATCTTTCTGGTGATCAGCGGCGCCATCGTCGGCCTGGCCGCGGCAATCATGGGGGTCGGCGGCGGTTTTCTGACCTTCCCGATCTTTGTCTACGGTCTCGGGGTTTCCTCGGCCACCACGGTAGGGACTGACATCTTCCAGATTATTTTTACCGCCGGTTACGCCGGTCTCGGCCAGTACGCCATCTACGGTTTCATCTTTTACACCCTGGCCATCGGCATGCTGCTCGGCTCGCTCGTCGGCATCCAGATCGGTTCCCTGGTCACCAAGGTGGTCTCCGGCACCACCATCCGCGGCTTTTATGCCATGGCGGTATTGGCCGGTTTCATCAACCGGGTCTTCGCCCTGCCCGGCAAGCTCGCCAAGATGGAGGTTATCTCCATGTCCGACTCCACTGCGAAGATACTGGAACAGATCGGCATCTATCTCTTTTTCGCGGTCATCGCCATCTTCGCCGTTTGGGTAATCGGAACATTTTTAAAGAATATCAAGACGCTGAAGGGCGAGGAGGTGCACGCATGA
- a CDS encoding sensor histidine kinase, producing the protein MKLYSATIPADALKVRSKTSYYARQKNLFVMLVIVISLTPLLVISWTSSHFYRQSWQKQTSLSLASLAESRKEVIDLFLSSQEDILSSLVALHSKAELEKPGALNKVFAAINSSKVIIDLGVIDESGRHLAYVGPFKQKLLDKNYGASPWFSEAMKNGRYISDVFEGFRGVPHFVVAVASPDRSWLLRATVNSELFNKLLESAEVGPGGDAYLVNIGGEFQTPSRLGLTALPKAEQAMLMQAGEGGDVHAWQNSLYATARLNNGAWLLVLKTDIDTSLKEFYQARNRDFVIIICAALIILVVSTVLIRTMVNQIEKADGQRIGLLNRIRQAEKMGLVGRLAAGVAHEINNPLQIIGDQAGWIDELLDDDRERQLENLKEYRNAAGKIRDQVKRASAITHRLLGFSRKESGRGLVDLNKLLDETVSFLENEARKHRILIRKNFSEIGQVFSDGAQLQQVILNILNNAIDAVGEDGAITVSTGRTADRLTIEFADTGPGLSGDDLKRIFDPFFTTKEKEKGTGLGLSISYSIMQRLGGEILARNGETGGSVFTVVLPAGKSTDTKSLPRGDISKGLCNE; encoded by the coding sequence ATGAAATTGTACAGCGCCACCATTCCCGCCGACGCGTTGAAAGTGCGCTCCAAGACCTCGTATTACGCCAGGCAGAAAAATCTGTTCGTGATGCTGGTCATTGTCATTTCGCTTACACCGCTTCTGGTTATCAGCTGGACATCGTCACATTTCTACCGGCAATCCTGGCAGAAACAGACATCCCTGTCACTGGCCAGTCTGGCGGAAAGCAGAAAGGAGGTCATTGATCTCTTTTTGTCCAGTCAAGAGGATATTCTTTCAAGCCTGGTTGCATTGCATTCGAAAGCCGAGCTGGAAAAACCGGGGGCGTTAAATAAAGTTTTTGCAGCCATCAATTCCAGCAAGGTCATCATCGATCTGGGCGTGATTGATGAATCGGGCCGTCATCTCGCCTATGTCGGCCCATTCAAACAAAAGCTGCTTGATAAGAATTATGGCGCCAGCCCCTGGTTCTCGGAAGCGATGAAAAACGGCAGATACATCAGTGATGTTTTTGAAGGATTCAGAGGGGTGCCGCACTTTGTGGTCGCGGTTGCCTCGCCGGACCGGTCGTGGTTGTTGCGCGCCACCGTTAATTCGGAACTATTCAATAAACTGCTTGAAAGCGCCGAAGTCGGCCCCGGCGGCGACGCCTATCTCGTTAACATCGGAGGTGAATTCCAGACGCCGAGTCGGCTTGGCCTGACTGCGTTGCCAAAGGCGGAGCAAGCCATGCTCATGCAGGCGGGAGAAGGAGGCGATGTCCACGCCTGGCAGAACAGCCTTTATGCCACAGCCCGGCTCAATAACGGTGCCTGGCTGCTGGTGCTTAAAACCGATATCGACACCTCGCTCAAGGAATTTTATCAGGCGAGAAACCGTGATTTTGTGATCATTATCTGCGCCGCATTGATCATTCTCGTGGTCTCGACGGTACTGATTCGCACCATGGTCAACCAGATTGAAAAAGCCGACGGTCAGAGAATCGGTTTGCTGAACCGCATCCGCCAGGCCGAAAAAATGGGCCTGGTCGGCCGGTTGGCCGCTGGGGTGGCCCACGAAATCAATAACCCGTTGCAGATCATCGGCGATCAGGCCGGCTGGATTGACGAGCTGCTTGATGACGACCGGGAACGGCAGTTGGAAAACCTTAAAGAGTACAGGAATGCGGCCGGTAAAATCAGGGACCAGGTGAAGAGGGCCAGCGCCATCACTCACCGGCTTCTTGGCTTTTCCCGCAAAGAGAGCGGACGGGGACTTGTCGACCTGAACAAATTGCTGGACGAAACCGTGTCTTTTCTTGAAAACGAAGCGCGGAAACACCGGATCCTGATCAGGAAAAATTTTTCGGAAATCGGTCAGGTGTTCAGCGATGGAGCGCAGCTTCAACAGGTAATTCTCAATATTTTAAATAACGCCATCGATGCCGTTGGCGAAGATGGCGCGATAACCGTGTCGACCGGCAGAACAGCCGACAGACTCACCATTGAATTCGCGGACACCGGGCCGGGGCTCTCCGGGGATGACCTCAAAAGGATCTTCGACCCGTTTTTCACCACCAAGGAAAAAGAAAAAGGCACCGGGCTCGGCCTTTCCATTTCATACAGCATCATGCAGCGTCTTGGCGGCGAGATTCTGGCCAGAAACGGGGAGACAGGGGGAAGTGTGTTCACCGTCGTTCTCCCGGCCGGGAAATCAACGGACACCAAAAGCCTCCCCAGAGGCGATATATCAAAGGGCTTATGCAATGAATAA
- a CDS encoding helix-turn-helix domain-containing protein produces MKERRKRKPVAGSIRPASLRSNGTHLVISGIDIVVKEIDRPKIQSAHLPSDQHFPTLQELEREYIHRVLSHFDYNRTKAAEVLGIDRVSLWRKIKKHEASTGQSKG; encoded by the coding sequence ATGAAGGAGAGAAGAAAAAGAAAACCTGTGGCCGGCTCCATTCGTCCAGCTTCTTTGCGGTCCAATGGAACGCACCTGGTAATCAGCGGAATCGATATCGTTGTCAAAGAAATTGATCGCCCAAAAATCCAATCGGCGCACCTGCCTTCGGACCAGCATTTCCCTACCCTGCAAGAACTGGAACGAGAGTATATCCACCGGGTGCTCTCTCATTTTGACTATAACCGCACCAAGGCGGCGGAGGTCCTTGGCATCGATCGGGTGTCATTATGGCGGAAAATCAAAAAGCATGAGGCCTCGACCGGCCAGAGCAAGGGCTGA